One stretch of Tenrec ecaudatus isolate mTenEca1 chromosome 18, mTenEca1.hap1, whole genome shotgun sequence DNA includes these proteins:
- the SETD6 gene encoding N-lysine methyltransferase SETD6 gives MAAESKRRRVAGSADGGDADLDPVAGFLSWCRQVGLELSPKVAVSRQGTVAGYGMVAHDHVQAGELLFAVPRAALLSPNTCSISALLEREQSALQSQSGWVPLLLALLHELQAPASFWNPYFALWPDLGRLQHPMFWPEDERRRLLQGTGVPEAVEKDLINIDSEFHSIVLPFMEAHPDLFSPRVRSLELYQQLVALVMAYSFQEDVEEKEPNSPLMVPAADILNHIADHNASLEFSADCFRMVATQPIPKGHEIFNTYGQMANWQLIHMYGFVEPYPGNTNDTADIQMVTVREAALRGTKVEAERLLLKERWDFLCKLEMVGEEGAFVIGQEAVLTDEELLTTLKVLCMPPEEFREFKDQDGWEDANRDEDDGLPVTDIPKLRASWRQLLRDSVLLTLDTYATDLQTEQDLLANKEVHAKLSCREQQALQVRYGQKMILHRLLELTR, from the exons ATGGCGGCCGAGTCGAAGCGCCGGAGG GTGGCGGGGTCCGCGGACGGCGGCGACGCGGACCTGGACCCCGTGGCGGGCTTCTTGAGCTGGTGCAGGCAGGTGGGGCTGGAGCTGAGCCCCAAG GTGGCGGTGAGCCGGCAGGGCACGGTGGCCGGCTACGGCATGGTGGCCCACGACCATGTGCAGGCCGGGGAGCTGCTGTTCGCGGTGCCACGGGCCGCGCTCCTGTCTCCGAACACCTGCTCCATCAGCGCCCTGCTGGAGCGAG AGCAAAGTGCCCTGCAGAGCCAGTCGGGCTGGGTGCCCCTCCTGCTGGCGCTGCTCCACGAACTGCAGGCCCCGGCCTCCTTCTGGAACCCGTACTTCGCGCTCTGGCCGGACCTGGGCCGCCTGCAGCACCCCATGTTCTG GCCTGAGGATGAACGCCGGCGATTGCTGCAGGGCACTGGCGTGCCTGAGGCTGTGGAGAAGGACTTGATCAACATCGACAGCGAGTTCCACTCCATCGTCCTGCCCTTCATGGAAGCCCACCCTGATCTCTTCAGCCCCCGGGTGCGGTCCCTGGAGCTGTACCAGCAGCTTGTGGCTCTCGTGATGGCCTACAG CTTTCAGGAAGATGTTGAAGAAAAGGAGCCAAATTCTCCCTTGATGGTGCCTGCTGCAGACATACTGAACCACATAGCTGATCACAATGCCAGCCTAGAATTCTCGGCA GATTGTTTTCGGATGGTTGCCACCCAGCCCATTCCCAAAGGCCACGAGATTTTCAACACTTATGGGCAAATGGCGAATTGGCAACTGATTCACATGTATGGTTTTGTTGAGCCCTACCCTGGCAACACTAACGACACTGCAGACATTCAGATGGTAACGGTTCGTGAAGCAGCATTACGGG GAACTAAAGTTGAAGCTGAAAGGCTCCTCCTGAAGGAACGCTGGGATTTCTTGTGCAAACTGGAGATGGTAGGGGAAGAGGGAGCCTTTGTGATTGGGCAGGAGGCGGTGCTAACTGATGAAGAGCTGCTCACCACACTCAAG GTCCTGTGCATGCCTCCTGAggagttcagggagtttaaagaCCAAGATGGCTGGGAAGATGCGAACAGGGACGAGGACGACGGCCTCCCAGTCACAGATATCCCCAAGCTCAGAGCATCGTGGAGGCAGCTGCTTCGGGACAGTGTTCTGTTGACCCTGGACACCTATGCTACAGACTTACAAACTGAGCAAGATCTGCTTGCCAATAAGGAGGTGCACGCCAAACTCAGTTGCAGGGAACAGCAAGCTCTCCAGGTCCGCTACGGTCAGAAGATGATCTTACATCGCCTGCTGGAGCTGACAAGATAG